A stretch of Gambusia affinis linkage group LG10, SWU_Gaff_1.0, whole genome shotgun sequence DNA encodes these proteins:
- the tnfaip8l1 gene encoding tumor necrosis factor alpha-induced protein 8-like protein 1: MFSRSLADSTMDSFSTKSLALQAQKKLMSKMATKSMANLFIDDTSSEVLDELYRVTKEYTRNRKESQKIIKNLIKMVVKLGVLYRNNQFNSEELILVENFRKKVHTLAMTAVSFHQIEFTFDRRVMSGILNECRELLHQAIRRHLTAKSHSRVNHVFNHFADCDFLAALYGPAEVYRTHLQRICSGVNKMLDDGNL; encoded by the exons ACTCGACCATGGACTCCTTCAGCACCAAGAGCCTGGCCCTCCAGGCACAGAAGAAGCTGATGAGCAAGATGGCCACCAAGAGCATGGCCAACCTCTTCATAGACGACACCAGCAGCGAAGTGCTGGACGAGCTGTACCGCGTCACCAAGGAGTACACACGCAACCGCAAAGAGTCCCAGAAGATCATCAAAAACCTAATCAAGATGGTGGTGAAACTGGGCGTGCTTTACAGAAACAACCAGTTCAACAGCGAGGAGCTGATCCTGGTGGAAAACTTCAG GAAGAAAGTCCACACTCTGGCCATGACCGCCGTCAGCTTCCACCAGATCGAGTTCACCTTCGACCGCCGCGTCATGAGCGGCATCTTGAACGAGTGCCGCGAGCTGCTGCATCAGGCCATCCGCCGCCACCTGACCGCCAAGAGCCACTCGCGGGTCAATCATGTCTTCAATCACTTCGCCGACTGCGACTTCCTGGCGGCTCTGTACGGGCCCGCCGAGGTTTACCGGACCCACCTGCAGAGGATCTGCAGCGGGGTCAACAAGATGCTCGACGATGGGAACCTCTGA